A region of Thermodesulfovibrionales bacterium DNA encodes the following proteins:
- the cobO gene encoding cob(I)yrinic acid a,c-diamide adenosyltransferase produces the protein MRRGYIQVYTGAGKGKTTAAFGLALRAAGAGLRVFIAQFVKQKRCSEHEMLERFQDLITLRQYGKGFILRRKPRPSDVKAAQEGLSDLIAAIKSAAYDVFVLDEANVAVHYNLLTVNDLLYLMEIKPKKTELIITGRYADEKIIQRADLVTEMREVKHYKDKGVKARLGIEK, from the coding sequence ATGCGTAGAGGGTATATCCAGGTTTATACGGGGGCCGGAAAAGGCAAGACAACTGCTGCATTCGGACTCGCCCTGCGCGCGGCAGGCGCGGGGCTCAGGGTGTTTATCGCCCAATTCGTAAAGCAGAAGAGATGCAGCGAACACGAGATGCTCGAAAGGTTTCAGGACCTCATCACGCTGCGGCAGTACGGCAAGGGGTTTATCCTCAGGAGGAAGCCGAGACCGTCCGATGTCAAGGCTGCCCAGGAGGGCCTCAGTGATCTCATCGCCGCGATCAAGTCGGCCGCCTATGATGTCTTTGTCCTCGACGAGGCGAATGTTGCGGTGCATTACAATCTCCTTACGGTGAATGACCTGCTCTATCTCATGGAGATAAAGCCGAAGAAGACCGAACTTATCATCACCGGCAGGTACGCTGACGAGAAGATCATCCAGAGGGCAGACCTTGTGACCGAAATGCGGGAGGTCAAGCACTATAAGGATAAAGGGGTAAAGGCGAGACTCGGTATCGAGAAGTAG